In a single window of the Gossypium hirsutum isolate 1008001.06 chromosome A13, Gossypium_hirsutum_v2.1, whole genome shotgun sequence genome:
- the LOC107894924 gene encoding transcription elongation factor SPT4 homolog 1 isoform X1, with protein sequence MGTAPAQIPTSFGHELRACLRCRLVKTYDLFRESGCDNCPFFKMDGDNERVVDCTTPNFNGMISVMDPARSWAARWLRVGRFVPGCYTLAVSEALPEDLQTLLPLCSMQLSSSSGSTMIIFSFLSPLLACRILGAAVAYLQALCEEVHVQYVPPKRV encoded by the exons ATGGGGACCGCGCCGGCGCAAATTCCGACGAGCTTCGGACACGAGCTCAGGGCTTGCCTTCGTTGCCGTCTCGTCAAAACATATGATCTG TTCAGAGAATCAGGATGCGATAACTGCCCATTCTTTAAGATGGATGGAGATAATGAGCGCGTCGTAGATTGCACTACTCCGAATTTCAATGG TATGATATCTGTGATGGACCCGGCTAGAAGTTGGGCTGCTCGTTGGCTGCGAGTTG GAAGATTTGTCCCTGGTTGTTACACTCTTGCAGTTTCAGAGGCACTTCCAGAGGACTTGCAG ACATTGCTGCCTTTGTGCTCTATGCAACTATCTTCTAGCAGTGGGTCTACGATGATAATATTTAGTTTCCTCTCTCCATTATTAGCGTGTCGTATTTTGGGAGCTGCAGTGGCATACTTGCAG GCTTTATGCGAAGAAGTTCATGTGCAGTATGTGCCACCGAAACGGGTGTAA
- the LOC107894924 gene encoding transcription elongation factor SPT4 homolog 1 isoform X2 gives MGTAPAQIPTSFGHELRACLRCRLVKTYDLFRESGCDNCPFFKMDGDNERVVDCTTPNFNGMISVMDPARSWAARWLRVGRFVPGCYTLAVSEALPEDLQALCEEVHVQYVPPKRV, from the exons ATGGGGACCGCGCCGGCGCAAATTCCGACGAGCTTCGGACACGAGCTCAGGGCTTGCCTTCGTTGCCGTCTCGTCAAAACATATGATCTG TTCAGAGAATCAGGATGCGATAACTGCCCATTCTTTAAGATGGATGGAGATAATGAGCGCGTCGTAGATTGCACTACTCCGAATTTCAATGG TATGATATCTGTGATGGACCCGGCTAGAAGTTGGGCTGCTCGTTGGCTGCGAGTTG GAAGATTTGTCCCTGGTTGTTACACTCTTGCAGTTTCAGAGGCACTTCCAGAGGACTTGCAG GCTTTATGCGAAGAAGTTCATGTGCAGTATGTGCCACCGAAACGGGTGTAA
- the LOC107894021 gene encoding pyruvate kinase, cytosolic isozyme, which translates to MANIDIDGILKELPNDGRIAKTKIVCTLGPASRSVPMIEKLLRAGMNVARFNFSHGSHEYHQETLNNLRAAMQSTGILCAVMLDTKGPEIRTGFLKDGKPVQLKEGQEITITTDYDIKGDGNMISMSYKKLAVDLKPGNTILCADGTITLTVLECDPSAGTVRCRCENTAMIGERKNVNLPGVVVDLPTLTEKDKEDILGWGVPNNIDMIALSFVRKGSDLVNVRKVLGPNAKQIQLMSKVENQEGVINFDEILHETDAFMVARGDLGMEIPVEKIFLAQKMMIYKCNLAGKPVVTATQMLESMIKSPRPTRAEATDVANAVLDGTDCVMLSGESAAGAYPELAVKIMSRICIEAESSLDYGAIFKEMIRSTLLPMSPLESLASSAVRTANKAKATLIVVLTRGGTTAKLVAKYRPAVPILSVVVPVLTTDSFDWSCSDERPARHSLIYRGLIPILAEGSAKATDAESTEVILEAAMKSATKKGLCKPGDAIVALHRIGAASVIKICVVK; encoded by the exons ATGGCGAATATAGACATTGATGGGATCTTGAAGGAGCTGCCAAATGATGGCCGTATCGCCAAAACCAAAATCGTTTGCACTCTGGGTCCGGCATCGCGATCGGTACCCATGATCGAGAAGCTGCTGAGGGCCGGCATGAACGTTGCTCGCTTCAATTTCTCCCATGGCAGCCATGAATATCACCAGGAGACCTTGAACAATCTCAGGGCTGCCATGCAAAGTACCGGCATCCTCTGCGCCGTCATGCTTGACACCAAG GGTCCCGAAATTCGAACCGGATTCTTAAAGGATGGGAAACCTGTTCAACTTAAGGAGGGCCAAGAAATTACAATCACAACTGATTATGATATCAAGGGGGATGGGAATATGATCTCAATGAGCTACAAAAAGTTGGCTGTTGATCTCAAACCCGGGAACACCATTTTGTGTGCAGACGGTACAATCACTCTAACAGTTTTAGAATGTGATCCTTCTGCTGGAACTGTGAGATGTCGCTGTGAGAATACTGCTATGATTGGTGAACGGAAAAATGTCAACCTTCCTGGTGTTGTGGTGGATCTTCCCACGCTCACAGAGAAGGATAAGGAAGATATCTTAGGATGGGGAGTTCCCAACAATATCGATATGATTGCTCTTTCATTTGTACGCAAAGGGTCCGATCTTGTTAATGTCCGTAAGGTTCTTGGTCCCAATGCAAAGCAGATTCAATTGATGTCAAAG GTTGAGAACCAGGAGGGTGTCATTAACTTCGACGAGATCTTGCATGAGACTGATGCATTTATGGTTGCACGTGGTGATCTTGGAATGGAGATTCCAGTGGAGAAGATCTTCCTAGCACAAAAGATGATGATATACAAGTGTAACCTAGCAGGCAAGCCAGTTGTTACTGCCACTCAAATGCTCGAGTCTATGATCAAGTCTCCAAGGCCAACCCGTGCTGAAGCAACTGATGTTGCCAACGCTGTCCTCGACGGTACTGATTGTGTCATGCTCAGCGGCGAGAGTGCTGCGGGAGCATACCCGGAGCTTGCCGTGAAAATCATGTCTCGAATTTGTATAGAGGCAGAATCCTCCCTTGACTATGGTGCGATCTTCAAAGAAATGATCCGATCAACCCTGCTTCCAATGAGCCCATTGGAAAGTCTCGCATCCTCAGCCGTACGAACAGCTAACAAAGCTAAAGCTACACTCATCGTTGTTCTAACACGCGGTGGAACAACTGCCAAGCTGGTTGCTAAGTACAGACCAGCCGTTCCCATCCTATCGGTGGTTGTCCCGGTATTGACAACGGATTCATTCGATTGGTCCTGCAGCGATGAACGGCCAGCAAGGCATAGTCTGATATACAGGGGCTTGATTCCGATACTGGCAGAAGGGTCAGCCAAGGCAACTGATGCTGAATCCACTGAGGTTATATTAGAAGCTGCAATGAAATCAGCTACAAAGAAGGGGCTATGCAAGCCTGGTGATGCCATTGTTGCACTTCACCGGATTGGTGCTGCCTCTGTTATTAAGATCTGCGTAGTGAAGTGA